In Williamsoniiplasma luminosum, the genomic stretch TCTCCTTCAAATTGCACGGCAGCGGTTGCTCCACCCCATAAAAAATCTTTTTTAATAAATTTCATATTATTTCCCCCTATCTTTAATATAATTGTTATTTAGTATTTGTTGCTTTTAGTTCTTGTTTTTCTAATTTTGAAAATTTCACATCTTTTTTAGAAGTAAATCCATAATTAATATAAACCGAATTAATCGCATTATAGTATTTATTAGAAATTTTTTCTGTTAGTTCAGAATTTGTTAATTTGTGTACTTTATCACCAATTTTTTTAACTTTTAAAATGTTGTCTTGAGTTAATCTTTCAACTTCTGCCTCAATTGGGGCATTATTATCACGTGCTTGTTGTAACATTTTTTCTAACTCGGCAATTTTAGCATCATATTTTGGTGTGTTAATTTTATTTATAATTTGATCTAATTTTTTCATAATTTGATCAACATTTTTTTGTTCTTCTAATTTTTCTTGAACTCTAGAAAAACGTTTTGCTAAAGCTTCTTTACGCTCTAAATTTTTAGTTTCTAAAATATTAATTTTATTTTCTAAAGATTGAATTTTGGCCATGTGATTTTCAAAAAGTTTGATTTTTTTTGTTACTTCTTTATTGTTGTAGAAAGTTTTTAAATCATCAACTTCTTGTTGTAATTTAGCATCCATAGCCACATTTTTATTGTCTAAGAAACGATTTAATGATTTAGTTGCTTGATAAAGACCTGTTTTTTCACTAGGTCTTTCTTTACAAAAGAAAGCAGTTAATAATATTGGAATAGCAAAAGAAAGGATAAATCCAACCGAGGTTGCTATTAAGGATTTGGTGTCTCCATTCGGACCATTTGCATTTAAGAGTGACAACACCCCTCCCATTCCTGTTTTAATTCCAGGATAAAATTTAGCCCCCATTATAGCAGCAACTCATCCAGCGATGGCGGCCCCTGTACAACCAAAGAAAAGTGGTTTAACTCTCGGTAAATTAATTCCAAAAATTTCTGGTTCTGGAATTCCAAATAATCCGATAGGAATACCAGAAGCTAATATTTGTCTAATTGACGCATTTCTAGTAGTGAATAAAAATCCCATAGCGGCTGCAACTTGACCAAAAACCGCTACCGCAATACCAACCATTATATCGATTGTTTTTAATCCTTGAATATAAGGATCGGGGTCATTTAACATTGGCTGATTAATAACAGATATTAATGCGAAATGCGCCCCCCAAATTACTAAGATTTCTCAAAAAAAGGCAAAGACGGCAACTGAAAGTCCATAAGGAATCTTATTAACTCAAGAAAATAAATATGCTATGATACCTTCGACAACGGAAATAAGTGGACCAACTAGAAAGAATGCCAATATTGAAGCTACAAAAATAGTAAATGTAGAAACTGTTAAAGTTAAACTTCAATCAGGAAATGTTCTTTTCGCATATTTTTCTGCTTTAACAGTTATGTAAGCAATAATGGAACAAGTAAGAAGCGAACCTGGTGATGGTCCTATTTTCATTCATACAAAATCAAGACCATCAATCTTCGAAGTTAATATAGGTAAACTTCAAGGAGTCGCTGTCATACCACCAGTTAATTGATTATAAGATAGATTTCCTTTAAATATAACTGGGGCTGTTAAAATTAACCCCATAGTAAGTCCAAGTAAAGGATTACCACCAAAATATTTCACACCATTATATGTAAAAAATATTCCCATAAATAATGTAGCTCCACCCGCAATTAGATATACAAGTTGGGTGGCTAAGGTGTAAGAACCAAAATTAGCACTTGGAGAAACATTTTGAATTGCTCCAGTTTGTTGTAAAACGGCTGACATAGCATTTAGTATACCAACCCCAATCATGATCGGGATTGATGGCAATACAATACCTCTAACTAAATTTAAAATTGATTTTCCAAAACTTTGTTTTTCTTTATAACCCTTTTGGTTTTTTAAAACAAAGTCTGGTTCTTGTTGTAAACGCATTAGATAGTTGTCTAAACCATCTTTAACTTTTTCAACTTCGCCACCAATTATGACTTGGAACTCACCCTTATTTCAACTAATACCTTTTACAACATCTATTTTTTTTAT encodes the following:
- a CDS encoding glucose PTS transporter subunit IIA; the encoded protein is MEKIVIYSPVDGEIKQIEKISDPIFAEKMLGDGFYIEPKNNKIFSPFENGEIINIFETKHAIHIKADQGPIILMHFGLETVNLAGQPFNMKVKNGQKINLKNELVEVNWSEIKKKKLPTSTPMVIDPNDNPGWTIGDIKYGLVKQGEPIATLSYTQPKVDKEAYKAKPINLKEALKNGIRFTNRYEELARNIYDLVGGKTNYNRYYNCATRLRFTIKDEKLVDVNKIKKIDVVKGISWNKGEFQVIIGGEVEKVKDGLDNYLMRLQQEPDFVLKNQKGYKEKQSFGKSILNLVRGIVLPSIPIMIGVGILNAMSAVLQQTGAIQNVSPSANFGSYTLATQLVYLIAGGATLFMGIFFTYNGVKYFGGNPLLGLTMGLILTAPVIFKGNLSYNQLTGGMTATPWSLPILTSKIDGLDFVWMKIGPSPGSLLTCSIIAYITVKAEKYAKRTFPDWSLTLTVSTFTIFVASILAFFLVGPLISVVEGIIAYLFSWVNKIPYGLSVAVFAFFWEILVIWGAHFALISVINQPMLNDPDPYIQGLKTIDIMVGIAVAVFGQVAAAMGFLFTTRNASIRQILASGIPIGLFGIPEPEIFGINLPRVKPLFFGCTGAAIAGWVAAIMGAKFYPGIKTGMGGVLSLLNANGPNGDTKSLIATSVGFILSFAIPILLTAFFCKERPSEKTGLYQATKSLNRFLDNKNVAMDAKLQQEVDDLKTFYNNKEVTKKIKLFENHMAKIQSLENKINILETKNLERKEALAKRFSRVQEKLEEQKNVDQIMKKLDQIINKINTPKYDAKIAELEKMLQQARDNNAPIEAEVERLTQDNILKVKKIGDKVHKLTNSELTEKISNKYYNAINSVYINYGFTSKKDVKFSKLEKQELKATNTK